The Streptomyces sp. NBC_01689 genome includes a window with the following:
- a CDS encoding polyprenyl synthetase family protein: MTVVGPFGLSVRDQALEADVQAGLAAVEEGLLEVTKSEVPFITEAAQHLLRAGGKRFRPLLVMLAAQFGDPYAPGVVPSAVVVELTHLATLYHDDVMDEADARRGVPSANTRWGNSVAVLTGDFLFARASHTLADLGPEAVRVQAEAFERLVTGQILETAGPRDGRDPVEHYLDVLSGKTGSLVAVACRFGAMMSGADETVVDVLTQYGERLGVAFQLADDVLDIASDSHESGKTPGTDLREGIPTLPVLRLRERAERLGLAEDIALCELLDSDLTDDDRHAEALARLRAHPALEQARRDTVRYAEEARAAVAPLPECDAKAALVELVDAVVHRAG, translated from the coding sequence GTGACCGTCGTCGGGCCGTTCGGGCTGAGCGTGCGGGACCAGGCTCTCGAAGCCGATGTCCAGGCCGGATTGGCGGCTGTCGAGGAGGGCTTGCTCGAAGTCACCAAGAGCGAGGTCCCCTTCATCACGGAAGCCGCGCAACACCTCCTGCGGGCGGGCGGGAAGCGGTTCCGCCCGCTGCTCGTGATGCTCGCGGCGCAGTTCGGCGACCCCTACGCGCCGGGTGTCGTGCCCTCGGCCGTGGTCGTCGAGCTGACTCATCTCGCCACGCTGTACCACGACGACGTGATGGACGAGGCCGACGCGCGGCGCGGGGTGCCCAGCGCGAACACCCGCTGGGGCAACTCGGTGGCCGTCCTCACCGGCGACTTCCTCTTCGCGCGCGCGTCGCACACGCTGGCCGACCTCGGGCCCGAGGCCGTCCGCGTCCAGGCCGAGGCGTTCGAACGGCTGGTCACCGGACAGATCCTCGAGACCGCGGGGCCGCGCGACGGGCGGGACCCGGTCGAGCACTACCTCGACGTGCTGAGCGGCAAGACCGGTTCGCTGGTCGCCGTGGCGTGCCGGTTCGGCGCGATGATGTCGGGCGCCGACGAGACGGTCGTGGACGTACTGACGCAGTACGGGGAGCGGCTGGGCGTCGCCTTCCAGCTCGCGGACGACGTGCTCGACATCGCGTCCGACTCGCACGAGTCGGGGAAGACGCCCGGGACGGATCTGCGCGAGGGCATTCCCACGCTGCCGGTGCTGCGGCTGCGCGAGCGGGCGGAGCGGCTCGGTCTCGCCGAGGACATCGCGCTGTGCGAGCTGCTGGACTCCGACCTCACCGACGACGACCGGCACGCCGAGGCGCTGGCCCGGCTGCGGGCGCACCCGGCGCTGGAACAGGCGCGCCGGGACACCGTGCGGTACGCGGAGGAGGCACGGGCCGCGGTGGCTCCGCTGCCGGAGTGCGACGCGAAGGCCGCCCTGGTGGAGCTCGTGGACGCGGTGGTGCACCGCGCGGGCTGA
- a CDS encoding CocE/NonD family hydrolase: MHIRTAFPYETTHEDLWIPLADGTRLYARMWRPCTEEPVPALLEYLADRLSDSTAPRDAQRHPWYAGHGYASVRVDARGHGNSEGVPAGAETTEPADGVEVVHWLAARPWCDGRVGMFGISRGGDISLRVAARAPEPLKAVVTVCPADDGFGPGVGPGRAGHSLLTAGAHARAAAALARTARPPDPAYVGEAMWRGLWADRLEAVDRFIRTRPPHPAQGVHGGDGNGEDGAGDEGRGGTPGDLSAIRAAVLAVGGWHDPHRDAVLRLVQGLPPDRVRGLIGPWSHQYPDQDRSPGAAIGFLQETLRWWDHWLGRPGTPGPTAPATSAPADRDPDPDAHAGAVAVAEPDAVAVAVAVAVAEPDAVSDLGVNPDPAPDPVADPAPDANPNPDPNPRTPAGTGAGSVMSEPLLRSYVMDAHPPATAYPVLSGRWVGDTAWPSPLVTPVTHPLRGAPVLVRSPQHTGVDAGRFRPAGGDADLPPDQREEDARSACFEFEVPGETWILGSPCVRLRLTLHAARGQVIARVCDVAPDGSSTLVTRGALIMSPRNGRDQVTRRVPGTTEDVRLDLAAIGYAVPPGHRIRLALSSTYWPWIWPEPGPEAGFTLDPSASSLELPVRARESDPTITFAEPQHSVPLGVVSAPTLDEPRPEQRVVHDVAKDEWCLEAVPHHHGTRVHPDGLAHTEEGLETYSVREADPLTARARSSWSVRLHRAEPPGVWDARVEVRSEVTCEHDDFIASGELVCKDGDEVVFHRTWERRIPRTAGRRSDDDTGAPAERSTRR; this comes from the coding sequence ATGCACATCCGTACAGCCTTCCCCTACGAGACGACTCACGAGGACCTCTGGATCCCCCTGGCGGACGGCACCCGGCTGTACGCACGCATGTGGCGCCCGTGCACCGAGGAACCCGTCCCCGCACTGCTCGAATACCTCGCGGACCGCCTCAGCGACTCGACGGCGCCGCGCGACGCGCAGCGCCACCCCTGGTACGCGGGCCACGGCTACGCCTCCGTCCGGGTGGACGCCCGTGGCCACGGCAACTCGGAGGGCGTGCCCGCGGGCGCGGAGACCACCGAGCCCGCCGACGGGGTGGAAGTGGTCCACTGGCTGGCCGCCCGGCCCTGGTGCGACGGCAGGGTCGGCATGTTCGGCATCTCCCGGGGAGGTGACATCTCCCTCCGGGTCGCGGCCCGCGCGCCCGAACCCCTGAAGGCGGTCGTCACGGTCTGCCCGGCCGACGACGGCTTCGGTCCGGGCGTCGGCCCCGGCCGTGCGGGACATTCCCTCCTCACCGCCGGCGCGCACGCCCGCGCGGCCGCGGCACTCGCCCGCACCGCCCGGCCACCCGACCCCGCGTACGTCGGCGAGGCCATGTGGCGCGGCCTGTGGGCGGACCGCCTGGAGGCGGTGGACCGGTTCATCCGTACGAGGCCGCCGCACCCGGCCCAAGGCGTGCACGGGGGCGACGGGAACGGCGAGGACGGCGCGGGCGACGAGGGCCGCGGCGGGACCCCGGGCGACCTCTCCGCGATCCGCGCGGCCGTACTGGCGGTCGGCGGCTGGCACGACCCGCACCGCGACGCGGTGCTGCGCCTGGTCCAGGGCCTCCCGCCGGACCGGGTACGCGGCCTGATCGGGCCCTGGTCGCACCAGTACCCTGACCAGGACCGGTCGCCGGGCGCGGCGATCGGCTTCCTCCAGGAGACGCTGCGCTGGTGGGACCACTGGCTCGGTCGGCCCGGCACACCCGGGCCGACCGCCCCGGCCACGAGCGCACCGGCGGACCGGGACCCGGATCCGGACGCGCACGCAGGCGCGGTCGCGGTCGCGGAGCCGGACGCGGTCGCGGTCGCGGTCGCGGTCGCGGTCGCGGAGCCGGACGCGGTCTCAGACCTGGGCGTGAATCCGGACCCCGCCCCGGACCCGGTCGCGGACCCGGCCCCTGACGCGAACCCGAACCCGGACCCGAACCCCAGGACACCGGCGGGTACCGGTGCCGGATCGGTGATGTCGGAGCCCCTGCTGCGCTCCTACGTCATGGACGCGCACCCGCCGGCGACGGCCTACCCGGTCCTGTCCGGCCGGTGGGTGGGCGACACCGCCTGGCCCTCCCCCCTGGTCACCCCCGTCACCCACCCGCTCCGGGGCGCGCCGGTGCTCGTGCGCTCCCCTCAGCACACCGGCGTGGACGCGGGCCGCTTCCGCCCCGCCGGGGGCGACGCGGACCTGCCGCCGGACCAGCGGGAGGAGGACGCGCGATCCGCCTGCTTCGAGTTCGAGGTGCCCGGCGAGACCTGGATCCTGGGCAGCCCGTGCGTGCGCCTGCGCCTGACCCTCCATGCGGCCCGGGGGCAGGTGATCGCCCGGGTGTGCGACGTGGCCCCCGACGGCTCCTCGACCCTGGTCACTCGGGGTGCCCTGATCATGTCGCCGCGCAACGGCCGCGATCAGGTGACCCGCCGGGTACCGGGCACCACGGAGGACGTCCGTCTCGACCTGGCCGCCATCGGCTACGCCGTCCCGCCCGGCCACCGCATCCGTCTCGCCCTCTCCTCCACGTACTGGCCGTGGATCTGGCCCGAGCCGGGACCGGAGGCCGGCTTCACCCTGGACCCGTCGGCCAGTTCCCTCGAACTCCCGGTCCGGGCAAGGGAGTCGGACCCCACGATCACTTTCGCGGAGCCACAGCACTCCGTCCCGCTCGGGGTGGTCTCCGCGCCGACCCTCGACGAACCCCGCCCGGAACAAAGGGTCGTGCACGACGTGGCGAAGGACGAGTGGTGCCTCGAAGCGGTCCCCCACCACCACGGCACCCGTGTCCACCCCGACGGGCTCGCGCACACGGAGGAGGGGCTGGAGACGTACTCCGTGCGCGAGGCCGACCCCCTGACCGCCCGCGCCCGCTCCTCCTGGTCGGTCCGGCTGCACCGGGCCGAGCCACCCGGGGTCTGGGACGCACGGGTCGAGGTCCGCTCCGAAGTCACCTGCGAACACGACGACTTCATCGCCTCCGGCGAGCTGGTCTGCAAGGACGGCGACGAGGTCGTCTTCCACCGGACCTGGGAGCGGAGGATCCCGCGCACGGCGGGCCGACGGTCCGACGACGACACCGGCGCCCCCGCGGAGCGGAGCACGCGCCGGTGA
- a CDS encoding LysM peptidoglycan-binding domain-containing protein, protein MAAAGRHSHPKSRSTLVRGILAAGTGAAVLALPLLGATCAQAATGTSDAQLVTYKVVAGDTLVKIAKKYPSTGGWKKLYEANTAVIGSDPSALRTGITLTIGTKTVQNATKSTSATAAVAKTAKSTTVTTAAAKTYTNDLDGWIKQSLDIMAKSGIPGTYNGIYRNVMRESSGNPKAINNWDSNAAAGIPSKGLLQVIDPTFKAYHVPGTSMDPYDPVANITAACNYAAAKYGSIDNVNGAY, encoded by the coding sequence ATGGCCGCAGCAGGTAGACACAGCCACCCGAAGTCCCGCAGCACCCTCGTCCGCGGCATCCTCGCCGCCGGCACGGGCGCCGCGGTACTCGCCCTCCCGCTCCTGGGCGCCACCTGCGCACAGGCCGCCACGGGCACCTCCGACGCCCAGCTCGTCACCTACAAGGTGGTCGCGGGCGACACCCTGGTCAAGATCGCGAAGAAGTACCCCTCCACCGGCGGCTGGAAGAAGCTGTACGAGGCCAACACCGCGGTCATCGGTTCCGACCCGTCGGCACTCCGCACGGGAATCACCCTGACGATCGGGACTAAAACCGTCCAGAACGCCACGAAGTCGACAAGCGCCACCGCGGCGGTCGCCAAGACCGCGAAGTCCACGACGGTCACGACCGCGGCCGCCAAGACGTACACCAACGATCTCGACGGCTGGATCAAGCAGTCGCTCGACATCATGGCCAAGTCCGGAATCCCGGGCACCTACAACGGCATCTACCGCAACGTCATGCGGGAGTCCTCCGGGAACCCGAAGGCGATCAACAACTGGGACTCCAACGCCGCGGCCGGAATCCCCTCCAAGGGCCTGCTCCAGGTCATCGACCCGACGTTCAAGGCCTACCACGTGCCCGGCACGTCGATGGACCCCTACGACCCGGTCGCGAACATCACCGCCGCCTGCAACTACGCCGCGGCGAAGTACGGCTCGATCGACAACGTCAACGGCGCCTACTGA
- a CDS encoding HAD family hydrolase, translating to MAAPTAYSLIATDLDGTLLRGDDTVSDRTRAALASAVEAGARHLVVTGRPAPRVRPLLGELGGAALAVCGQGAQLYDAVEDRLLWSVTLDRELAETALGKIEAEVGLLHAAVDQDGVDGLTLIEPGYVMPHPTLPAVRVGRRDDLWAEPISKVLLRHPLLSDDELAATARGAVGSLATVTMSGPGTVELQPCGVTKATGLALAAAHLGLARETTIAFGDMPNDIPMFDWAAHGVAMAGAHPELKAVADEVTLSNEEDGVAVVLERLFPLFAR from the coding sequence ATGGCCGCGCCGACTGCATATTCACTCATCGCCACTGACCTGGACGGAACGCTGCTCCGCGGCGACGACACGGTCTCCGACCGGACCCGGGCCGCGCTGGCGAGCGCGGTGGAGGCGGGCGCCCGGCACCTGGTCGTGACGGGGCGTCCCGCGCCGCGGGTGCGTCCGCTCCTCGGTGAACTCGGCGGCGCGGCACTGGCGGTGTGCGGCCAGGGGGCACAGCTCTACGACGCGGTCGAGGACCGTCTGCTGTGGTCGGTGACACTGGACAGGGAACTCGCGGAGACGGCGCTGGGCAAGATCGAGGCGGAGGTCGGACTGCTCCACGCGGCGGTGGACCAGGACGGCGTGGACGGGCTGACCCTCATCGAGCCCGGCTATGTGATGCCGCACCCGACGCTTCCCGCGGTACGGGTCGGGCGCCGGGACGACCTGTGGGCGGAGCCGATCAGCAAGGTGCTGCTGCGCCACCCGTTGCTGTCCGACGACGAGTTGGCCGCGACGGCCAGGGGAGCGGTGGGTTCGCTGGCCACCGTCACCATGTCGGGTCCCGGCACGGTCGAACTCCAGCCATGCGGGGTGACCAAGGCGACGGGGCTGGCGCTGGCCGCCGCCCATCTCGGGCTGGCTCGCGAGACCACCATCGCCTTCGGGGACATGCCCAACGACATCCCCATGTTCGACTGGGCCGCCCATGGGGTCGCCATGGCCGGTGCCCATCCGGAGCTCAAGGCGGTGGCCGACGAGGTGACGCTGTCGAACGAGGAGGACGGGGTCGCGGTGGTGCTGGAGCGGCTGTTCCCGCTCTTCGCCCGGTAG
- the fahA gene encoding fumarylacetoacetase: MPPFDVPEGDPFGPHNLPYGVFSRAGSSERSVGVRLGDHVLDAGAAALALGSPYAGLLARPTLNPLLAAGRTAWSDVRRALTAWVTVPAHRETVEPHLHPLSEVTLHLPFEVADYVDFYASENHARNVGQIFRPDAADSLTPNWKHLPIGYHGRAGTVVVSGTEVARPSGQRKAPADAEPVFGPSVRLDIEAEVGFVVGTPSPLGTPVPLADFRDHVFGLCLLNDWSARDIQAWEYVPLGPFLGKSFATSVSAWITPLDALDDARVAPPARTHPLLPYLDDSAEDPGGYDLRISVAVNGHVVSEPPFSTMYWTGAQQLAHMTVNGASLRTGDLYGSGTVSGPSPQERGSLLELTWNGSEPLELPTGKRAFLEDGDEVTMTAWAPGPGGTRVGLGEVTGRIR, from the coding sequence ATGCCCCCCTTCGATGTCCCCGAGGGCGATCCCTTCGGCCCGCACAACCTCCCCTACGGCGTCTTCTCCCGGGCCGGCTCGTCCGAACGGAGCGTCGGCGTCCGGCTCGGCGACCACGTCCTCGACGCCGGTGCGGCGGCTCTGGCGCTCGGCTCCCCGTACGCCGGCCTGCTCGCGCGACCGACCCTGAACCCGCTGCTCGCGGCGGGCCGCACGGCCTGGTCCGACGTGCGCCGCGCGCTGACGGCCTGGGTGACGGTCCCGGCCCACCGGGAGACCGTGGAGCCCCATCTGCACCCCCTCTCCGAGGTGACCCTGCACCTCCCGTTCGAGGTCGCCGACTACGTCGACTTCTACGCCTCCGAGAACCACGCCCGGAACGTCGGACAGATCTTCCGTCCCGACGCGGCGGACTCCCTCACCCCCAACTGGAAGCACCTTCCGATCGGCTACCACGGCCGCGCGGGCACGGTGGTGGTGTCGGGTACGGAGGTGGCGCGTCCGTCGGGTCAACGCAAGGCCCCCGCCGACGCCGAGCCCGTCTTCGGCCCGTCCGTCCGGCTCGACATCGAGGCGGAGGTCGGTTTCGTGGTCGGCACTCCCTCGCCCCTCGGCACCCCGGTGCCGCTCGCCGACTTCCGCGACCACGTCTTCGGCCTGTGCCTCCTCAACGACTGGTCGGCGCGTGACATCCAGGCCTGGGAGTACGTCCCGCTCGGTCCGTTCCTGGGCAAGTCCTTCGCCACCTCGGTGTCGGCGTGGATCACCCCGCTCGACGCCCTGGACGACGCCCGGGTCGCGCCCCCGGCCCGCACGCACCCCCTACTTCCCTACCTGGACGACTCCGCGGAGGACCCCGGCGGGTACGACCTCCGTATCTCCGTCGCCGTCAACGGCCATGTGGTCTCGGAGCCGCCCTTCTCCACCATGTACTGGACGGGAGCGCAGCAGCTCGCCCACATGACGGTCAACGGAGCCTCCCTGCGCACCGGTGACCTGTACGGCTCGGGAACGGTCAGCGGGCCCTCGCCGCAAGAGCGGGGCTCCCTCCTCGAACTCACCTGGAACGGCAGCGAGCCTCTCGAACTCCCCACCGGCAAGCGCGCCTTCCTCGAGGACGGCGACGAGGTGACGATGACGGCCTGGGCCCCCGGCCCAGGCGGTACCCGGGTCGGCCTCGGCGAGGTGACGGGGCGCATCCGCTAG
- the recQ gene encoding DNA helicase RecQ, translating into MGGTGVMTEADATEQLGESEALATLHRVFGYDAFRGEQEAIIEHVVAGGDAVVLMPTGGGKSLCYQIPSLVRPGTGVVVSPLIALMQDQVDALRALGVRAGFMNSTQDFDERRLVEAELLAGELDLLYLAPERLRLESTLDLLSRAKISVFAIDEAHCVAQWGHDFRPDYLTLSLLGERWPDVPRIALTATATRATHKEITQRLAMPHARHFEASFDRPNIQYRIVPKADPKKQLLSFLREEHAGDAGIVYCLSRNSVEKTAEFLSRNGVEAVPYHAGLDAGTRAAHQSRFLREEGLVVVATIAFGMGIDKPDVRFVAHLDLPKSVEGYYQETGRAGRDGQPSTAWMAYGLQDVVQQRKLIQGSEGDESFRRRAAAHLDSMLALCETAQCRRSQLLAYFGQDPHTPACGNCDTCLTPPETWDGTVSAQKLLSTVVRLQRERGQKFGALQIVDILLGRRTAKVIQFDHDQLSVFGIGEELSESEWRGVARQLLAQGLLAVEGEYGTLVLTEESGTVLRREREVLLRKEQPKPATARSSSSRGERKAKAVAELPQELVPAFEALRAWRGEQAKEQGVPAYVIFHDATLREIATVWPTSVADLGGISGVGEKKLATYGEGVVGVLAALGGAPGEASAPAAAEEAPDPDWPELDAEPPEDWM; encoded by the coding sequence ATGGGCGGGACGGGTGTGATGACCGAAGCGGACGCGACGGAGCAGCTGGGGGAGAGCGAGGCACTGGCCACGCTTCACCGGGTCTTCGGGTACGACGCCTTCCGCGGCGAGCAGGAAGCGATCATCGAGCACGTGGTGGCGGGCGGTGACGCCGTCGTCCTGATGCCGACGGGCGGCGGCAAGTCACTGTGCTATCAGATTCCCTCCCTGGTCAGACCGGGTACGGGCGTGGTCGTCTCACCCCTGATCGCCCTGATGCAGGACCAGGTGGACGCACTGCGCGCGCTGGGTGTGCGCGCCGGGTTCATGAACTCCACGCAGGACTTCGACGAGCGCCGCCTCGTCGAGGCCGAGCTGCTGGCCGGCGAGCTGGACCTGCTGTACCTGGCCCCGGAGCGGCTGCGGCTGGAGAGCACGCTGGACCTGCTGTCCCGGGCGAAGATCTCCGTCTTCGCGATCGACGAGGCGCACTGCGTCGCCCAGTGGGGCCACGACTTCCGCCCGGACTACCTGACGCTCTCGCTGCTCGGAGAGCGCTGGCCGGACGTCCCGCGCATCGCGCTGACGGCGACGGCCACCCGCGCGACGCACAAGGAGATCACCCAGCGCCTGGCCATGCCGCACGCGCGCCACTTCGAGGCGAGCTTCGACCGGCCCAACATCCAGTACCGGATCGTCCCGAAGGCCGACCCCAAGAAGCAGCTGCTGTCGTTCCTGCGCGAGGAGCACGCGGGCGACGCGGGCATCGTGTACTGCCTCTCGCGCAACTCGGTCGAGAAGACCGCCGAGTTCCTGTCCCGCAACGGCGTCGAGGCGGTGCCGTACCACGCGGGCCTGGACGCGGGCACCCGCGCCGCGCACCAGTCGCGCTTCCTGCGCGAAGAGGGCCTGGTCGTCGTCGCGACCATCGCCTTCGGCATGGGCATCGACAAGCCGGACGTGCGGTTCGTCGCCCACCTCGACCTGCCCAAGTCGGTGGAGGGCTACTACCAGGAGACGGGCCGCGCGGGCCGTGACGGACAGCCGTCCACGGCCTGGATGGCGTACGGCCTGCAGGACGTCGTGCAGCAGCGCAAGCTGATCCAGGGCTCCGAGGGCGACGAGTCGTTCCGCCGCCGGGCGGCCGCCCACCTGGACTCGATGCTGGCACTGTGCGAGACGGCCCAGTGCCGGCGCTCCCAGCTGCTGGCCTACTTCGGCCAGGACCCGCACACCCCGGCGTGCGGCAACTGCGACACCTGCCTGACGCCGCCCGAGACCTGGGACGGCACGGTCTCGGCGCAGAAACTGCTGTCCACGGTGGTGCGGTTGCAGCGCGAGCGCGGGCAGAAGTTCGGCGCACTCCAGATCGTCGACATCCTCCTGGGGCGCCGGACCGCCAAGGTGATCCAGTTCGACCACGACCAGCTGTCGGTGTTCGGCATCGGCGAGGAGCTGTCGGAGTCCGAATGGCGCGGTGTCGCACGGCAGTTGCTCGCGCAGGGGCTGCTCGCGGTCGAGGGCGAGTACGGGACGCTGGTGCTGACCGAGGAGAGCGGGACGGTGCTGCGGCGCGAGCGGGAGGTGCTGCTGCGCAAGGAGCAGCCGAAGCCGGCCACGGCCCGTTCCTCGTCCTCGCGGGGTGAGCGCAAGGCCAAGGCCGTCGCGGAGCTGCCGCAGGAGCTGGTCCCCGCCTTCGAGGCCCTGCGCGCGTGGCGCGGGGAACAGGCGAAGGAACAGGGGGTCCCGGCGTACGTCATCTTCCACGACGCCACGCTGCGCGAGATCGCGACGGTGTGGCCCACCTCCGTGGCGGACCTCGGGGGGATCAGCGGGGTGGGCGAGAAGAAGCTCGCGACGTACGGGGAGGGCGTGGTCGGCGTGCTCGCGGCCCTGGGTGGCGCCCCTGGAGAAGCCTCGGCACCCGCCGCCGCGGAGGAGGCGCCGGACCCGGACTGGCCGGAGCTGGACGCGGAGCCGCCGGAGGACTGGATGTAG
- the nuoN gene encoding NADH-quinone oxidoreductase subunit NuoN — MSAAAVHSLWTTAAEPITKIDAPKIEYGQLSPTLIVIGAALVGVLIEAFVPRRSRYYAQVFVSVVALAAAFAAVVAMAAGGYGTTKAHIAAMGAIAVDGPSLFLQGTILLAGILGVFTFAERRLDPETHGNRVDSFAAQAASVPGSDSEKAAVKAGFTTTEVFPLLLFAIGGMLVFPSANDLLTLFIALEVFSLPLYLLCAVARRKRLMSQEAAVKYFLLGAFASAFTLFGIALLYGYAGSVSYARIAQVVDGTVTSVDPALAGTMGNDALLLIGAAMVVMGLLFKVGAVPFHMWTPDVYQGAPTPVTGFMAAATKVAAFGALLRLLYVVLPGLRWDWRPVMWAVAIVTMLGGAIVAITQTDIKRLLAYSSIAHAGFILAGVIAASPDGVSSVLFYLGAYSFVTIGAFAVVTLVRDAGGEATHLSKWAGLGRRSPLVAAVFAVFLLAFAGIPLTSGFAGKFAVFKAAAEGGAGALVVVGVISSAIAAFFYIRVIVLMFFSEPKPEGPTVAVPSPLTMTAIAFGVAVTLVLGVAPQYFLDLANQAGVFVR; from the coding sequence GTGAGCGCAGCAGCCGTCCACAGCCTGTGGACAACCGCGGCGGAGCCGATCACGAAGATCGACGCGCCGAAGATCGAATACGGGCAGTTGTCGCCCACCCTGATCGTCATCGGGGCGGCCCTCGTCGGGGTCCTGATCGAGGCCTTCGTCCCGCGGAGGTCCCGCTACTACGCCCAGGTGTTCGTCTCCGTCGTCGCGCTCGCCGCCGCCTTCGCCGCGGTGGTCGCGATGGCGGCGGGCGGATACGGGACGACGAAGGCGCACATTGCCGCGATGGGCGCGATCGCCGTCGACGGACCCTCCCTGTTCCTGCAGGGCACCATCCTGCTGGCGGGCATCCTCGGCGTCTTCACCTTCGCCGAGCGCAGGCTCGACCCGGAGACCCACGGCAACCGCGTCGACTCGTTCGCCGCACAGGCCGCCTCCGTGCCCGGCAGCGACAGCGAGAAGGCGGCCGTCAAGGCCGGGTTCACCACCACCGAGGTGTTCCCGCTGCTGCTCTTCGCGATCGGCGGGATGCTGGTCTTCCCGTCGGCCAACGACCTGCTGACGCTGTTCATCGCGCTGGAGGTCTTCTCGCTGCCCCTGTACCTGCTGTGCGCCGTGGCCCGCCGCAAGCGGCTCATGTCGCAGGAGGCCGCGGTCAAGTACTTCCTGCTCGGTGCCTTCGCCTCCGCGTTCACCCTGTTCGGCATCGCCCTGCTCTACGGCTACGCGGGTTCGGTGTCGTACGCCAGGATCGCGCAGGTCGTGGACGGCACGGTCACCTCCGTCGACCCGGCTCTCGCCGGCACCATGGGCAACGACGCGCTGCTGCTGATCGGCGCCGCGATGGTCGTCATGGGCCTCCTCTTCAAGGTCGGCGCGGTGCCCTTCCACATGTGGACGCCGGACGTCTACCAGGGCGCGCCGACCCCGGTCACCGGCTTCATGGCGGCGGCGACGAAGGTGGCCGCCTTCGGCGCCCTGCTGCGTCTGCTGTACGTCGTCCTGCCGGGCCTGCGCTGGGACTGGCGGCCGGTCATGTGGGCCGTCGCGATCGTCACCATGCTGGGCGGCGCCATCGTCGCGATCACCCAGACGGACATCAAGCGGCTGCTGGCGTACTCGTCGATCGCGCACGCGGGCTTCATCCTCGCGGGTGTCATCGCGGCCTCGCCGGACGGCGTCTCGTCGGTCCTCTTCTACCTGGGCGCCTACTCGTTCGTGACGATCGGGGCCTTCGCGGTCGTCACCCTGGTCCGCGACGCGGGCGGCGAGGCGACGCACCTGTCCAAGTGGGCGGGCCTCGGACGGCGCTCCCCCTTGGTGGCGGCCGTCTTCGCGGTCTTCCTGCTGGCCTTCGCGGGCATCCCGCTGACCTCGGGCTTCGCCGGAAAGTTCGCCGTGTTCAAGGCGGCGGCGGAGGGCGGCGCGGGCGCGCTGGTCGTGGTCGGTGTGATCTCGTCCGCGATCGCCGCGTTCTTCTACATCAGGGTGATCGTGCTGATGTTCTTCAGCGAGCCGAAGCCGGAGGGGCCGACGGTGGCGGTGCCCTCGCCGCTGACCATGACGGCGATCGCGTTCGGCGTCGCGGTCACGCTGGTGCTGGGCGTCGCGCCGCAGTACTTCCTCGACCTGGCGAACCAGGCGGGCGTCTTCGTGCGCTGA